TTAtattttggagggcgaggggtaaatcactcttgcctcgacccgtggaaggttcacccctcccctttgaagtatcACATTTGCCTCGATATCTAACCATTTTCTATACCAAGAAAAAGCAGGTGTCAGTTGTAATTCAAGTGCAAACATACAAGAACACACTAGAGAGACAGTGAACAATACAGTGTAAAACATGATTGAAGGGTAGGGGAGTGTGGTCCGCAGAATTATCATTACGGCCGTAGACTGGGCATTGAGGACCGCACAATTTaatcttgcggccgcagaattggaTTTGCGGTCTGCACAATTGTTAGTGCGTCCGCAAAATTGgattgtggtccgcacaattgtcATTGTGGCCGTAGCTCAGATACCATCAATATGCCAACTCTCTAATAACTGAGAATGGGCTATTTTGCAGCCTCAATCaattttctgcggtccgcacattttttatTGCGGCCGCACATGTGAGTCATCAAATTGACAACTCTCTGATAACAGAGAACTAGTCGTTCTGTGTCCTCGATGcaatttttgcggtccgcacatttttgcaTTTCGGCCACAGAATCATGCTTGACTAAAGTACCCTAATTTCAACTTTTGCAGACCCAATAATTTCTTGTGCGGCCACAGATTTTAACACAATTACGATTAGAGTTCTAGGGTTTGCAATTTTTTGCACAAATTTGACATGGTGGTAGTGTATAATCATGAAAACCTATTTACACATTCCCCATAGAGCAAGTACTAGTTGACCCACTACTGTTTTAACCCCACATGATTGTATAATTGAATTCTACTGACAATTGGCCTAAAACTAACAAAAAAgttgtaaattaaactaaaaattgaaaaCTTCTACAAGTAATTGAGGCATACTAGATTTAAAGTAGTGCAAATGAGGGATCACATATGTTGAGTGTGTGTAGCAGATGATTTACCAGATGATTTTAATATTTTAGACTTGTGAATGCTCAAAGAGGGAAAAAAAGTAACAGTAGCCCTAGGCCTTCTATTTATACTGGACAGTTTTGACTGAGGGAAAGAGAGTTGAGTGCGGCCACAGATTTCCtgttgcggtccgcactctgttacttgGGGTCTCAGAAGCCCTTTTGTGCTGTGGTCCGCAGAATTATctgtgcggccacagaagttgTTGCGGACCACAGATTTTGTCTTGCATCCGTAATTTGGCCATTTCTCTCACAAACCAACTTAAGAGAGTTGTCATTTTTCCaattgaaattgtgcggtctgcaatgtaattgtgcggccgtagatcaACTTTTGCTGTAGCAACCAAAatttgcggtccgcaattctttcCATACCTAGCCAATTTTTGGGGCATAATTCCTATAAAgtacactcattcctgcaatatacttcaaaaccagttagcaccaaaataacacctaaccaCAAAAgacgaaaagaaaagaaaaaggaacatgggttgcctcccaagaggcgcatgatttaacatcgcggcacgatgcaaattaccatcatttgaaatgaatcactgcccccacgtggccatcatcaacctttccTAAATAgttcttcacccggtgaccattgactcggaaaacctcattgtttttgttcttcaagtccaatgcaccaaaaggcattacacccacaatttcaaagggaccactcaaTTTAGATTTTAGGTTTCTGGGAAACGTTTTCAACCGTGAGTTGAACgacaaaacaagatcgcccaaCTTGAACTCCCTGTTCCGAATGTATTTGTCATGGAGGTATTTCATCTTCTCtttatacaaggacgaacttgcataggcatggtaccagaactcatccaattcattcaaatgtgcaacccgcaagttagcagctgcatcccaatcaagattcaatttctttaaagCCCAAATGGCTTTGTGCTTAAGTTCCACCACAAGATGACAAGatttgccaaacaccaaccggtaagGAGACATCCTGATAAGAGTTTTGAAAGTagtctgataagcccatagtgcatcatcaagcttctttgaccaatccgtccggttagcattcattgttttggaaaagatactctttatctcctggttggagacttccacttgaccgctagcttgtggatgatagggagtcataattttatgagtgacaccatacttgctaagaaaagtgtcaaaagccttgttgcaaaaatgcgatccccatcgcttatgatagctcgCGGaacaccaaatcttgtgaaaatattcttcttcaagaatgccaccacacttctcgcttcattgttgggtagagcaatggcctcaacccatttagacacataatcaaccgcaaccaagatgtaggtgtttccacaagaactcacaaaagcacccatgaagtcaataccctacacatcaaagatatcaatctccaaaatggtagtgagaggaatttcattcttcttcgagattccaccggctcgttgacattcatcacatatttttaccacatcacttgcatctttgtaaagagtgggccaatagaaactgcAATTTAGCACTTTGACCGTTGTTCTTGCTctgccatggtgaccaccataaggtgaagagtggcaagcctcaagaataacattttgctcttcgtctagtacacatcttctaattaccccatccgtgcaaatccaAAAAAGGTATGGCTTGtctcaataataatcttgacaatcccgtttgagcttcttccttttatttgaagagaactcatccgggatgattccacacacaaggaagttttctagatccgcaaaccatggcacctacttcattgaaatagccaagagttgatcatcggggaaggagtcattgatttcaaggctcctcctcctccaaacgagacaagtggtccaccacttgattttcactcccttttcgatcttggatgtcaatatcaaactcttgcaacaatagcacccatctcatcaaccgggcTTTTGAATCTtccttgctcataagataacgaagtgccgcatgatcggtATGAACAATaatgcacccatcaagtacgggtggAACTtatcaattgcaaacacaatggcaaggagctctttttctgTAATGGTGTatttgacttgggcatcattcatggtcttactagcatagtagaccggatggaaaatcttgttgatgtgtAACCCCAAAACtcctccaaccgctacatcactagcatcgcacatgagctaaTAAGGGATACTCCatttaggagcggtgataatgggagtggttgttaacttgaactttagcaattcaaaggatctcatgcaatcatcattgaagtgaaacttagcatatTTCTCTAAGAACATGCataatgggttcaccactttagaaaaatcctttatgaagcggcggtagaaccccgcatgacctacGAAACTCCGCACGCCTTTTACTGAAGtcggaggtggaagtttagaaatcacctcaatctttgccttgtcaacctctatgccattctttaaaattttgtggccaaggatgATGCCTTCCTCTACCATGAAATAGCATTTCTCCTAATTTAGcaccaagtttgtttcttcacacgttgccaatactctatccaaatttaccaagcaatcatcaaaggaatccccgatcaccgagaagtcatccatgaagacttacAGGTAATCCTcgaccatatccgtaaatatcgccatcatacacctttaaaAAGTCACTGGTGCAttacataagccaaatggcatccgcttgaaagcgaaagtaccataaggacatgcGAAAGTTATTTTCTCTTCATCTTCtagagcaataaggatttggttgtagcccgaatatccatctataaatctatagaaagcacggccggccaaccGATCAAGCATTTAGTAAAGGAATGGAaatggaaaatgatccttccttgtgactttgtttagcttgtgatagtccatacacactctccacccggtcactgttcttgtgggaatcaactcattcttgtcattggtgaccaccatcatgcctcccttctttgggacacattgcactggagaagtccacgaactatcggaaatggggtagataactccggcatccaaccatttgataattTTGGTTTTTGCCACATCTTGCatagcttcattgagtctcctttgatgttcaatagatggtttggcatcctcctccaagttaatcatgtgcatgcaaaatgcggggcttattccccgaatatcagccaaagtccacccaatagcctttttcctcttgtggagcaccgctaatgtagagtcaacctgcacgttagtcaaacaagaagaaagaataactggtaaagtagaggaaggaccaagaaattcatacagAAGATGTGGAGGAAATGGGTTCAACTCCAAGGTATGAGGCTCtttaattgaaggctttgtaggaggagttttcctattttcaagatcgaAGGAAAGTTGCATAGTTGTATGACACCATTCATTGtaaagaattcacacattccatgaagccatccatctcgtcatcatcaaagttcagcaagacggcctccaacatatcacccacattaatctggcccttgtatcatcaataatcacatcggtcaccaagtccacgaaagaacacacttcattgctatttggttgccccatagatttgcacacgtggaacaccactttttcatcacccacccggaaagtgagttctccagcttccacatcaacaagagccttccccttagtaaggaaaggtcttccaagaataatcggcacctaataatccacttcacaatcaagaataacaaaattcgttggaagaatgaacttatcaacacgaaccaatacatcttcaatcactcccaacggtctcttcattgtacgatcggccatttgtaatctcatagatgtagGTCTAGGTTGCCTAATttccaaggtcttgaaaaccgaataaggTATCAAATTGATAttttccccaagatcacaaagagattTAGCAAATTCGGTACTTCCAACGGTACATGGGATTGGGAAAGCACCGGGATATTCTAATTTAGGAACCAtcaaatgcacaattgcactaACTTGATGATTGACtatgatagtttcaaaattcatcgaccgcttctttgtcaccaaatacTTCATAAACTTTGCGTAACCAGGCATTTGCTCTAAGGCTTCAACTAGTGGCATatttatcgagagactcttcatcatgtcaatgaacgtTTTGAATTGATTCAcgccattttgcttggcgagcctttgaggatatggaggaggtggcttaagcaatggtgccttagctttttgcactaccggttcagGTATGTCAATAACATGATCCCTAGACTAGATCACTTCCTCATGAGTCTTTTCCAcagtgtcatcaatatcaatccgcacttcatcatttgctcgCACCACATTGTTTGGGatctcttcttctaccacttgctcatcatccacaagttgcctttgacttgagtgggtgcattcccacctcttccacttcttataGTAATAGTCgtggcatgccccgtattgttcccactctttgggttcaccaccgtgtcacttggtagtgcccccttaggacaaatatttaaagcttgagagattttccccatttgcaTTTCTAAGTTGCGAATcaatgtgttgtgtgaagcaagttgggcatcggaatCGGCATTATTCTACATCATTTTATTGAACATGTTATCAATACGGCccatttcatttttggaagaactaggaccatgggaagggtAAGGAGGTGTGTTGCTCGGTTtttgatacattgggggcctttaaAAACCCGACCCTCGATTTTCTTGATTGTTGTTCCACCCGCCTTGATTGTCGCCTCCCC
This sequence is a window from Nicotiana tomentosiformis chromosome 5, ASM39032v3, whole genome shotgun sequence. Protein-coding genes within it:
- the LOC138892280 gene encoding uncharacterized protein — translated: MNANRTDWSKKLDDALWAYQTTFKTLIRMSPYRLVFGKSCHLVVELKHKAIWALKKLNLDWDAAANLRVAHLNELDEFWYHAYASSSLYKEKMKYLHDKYIRNREFKLGDLVLSFNSRLKTFPRNLKSKLSGPFEIVGVMPFGALDLKNKNNEVFRVNGHRVKNYLGKVDDGHVGAVIHFK